A region of the Chryseobacterium gotjawalense genome:
TTGGTCAACCGGCTGTTCACCGGCTTCTGCAATGATTTTTATTTTCGGAAAAGTAATCTGCGGAAACAGGGAGGATTTTATTTTGGTATAGGAAAAAACGCCGCCTAAAATAAAAAGCAGAATCATCACCAAAAGCGGATTTTTATATCTTACAAAAAAAGAGTTTTTCATTTTAAACTGATTAGTTTTACAAATTCTTTCACCACAAAAGTCACATAAGCTTCATTTTTTAAAGATTAAATTTTTACTTTTTAAAGACCAAAAAGCTTCTGCTAAGTTTTTTCATTCCGAAGATATCAACCACAAAAGTCACAAAAGATACATTCTTAAAGTACTGTTTTATTGCTTTTTAAAGACCACTTCATCTTTAATTTTGTGAACTTAAAAACATAATGCTTTTAATTTTACCTTTTGTGACTTTTGTGGTTATCTAGCATTTTACGGCTCAATTTTCACTTTTGCATTATTTTCTAAACCGTAATTTCCGGAGGTGATAATCTGGTCTTTTAAACTGATATTCCCTGAAATAATTTGTACGTAACTGTTATTTTCAGTCCCTTTTACAATGTTCACTTTTACGGCGGTATTTTTATCTTTTAATTTCATGATCCAAAATTCGGTCTGCGTTTCATCGGTTAATACAGCACTTTTCGGAACGTACAATCCGGTTTGGCTGTTTTGCCGTTTCAGACGGATGGTCACAATTAAACTTTCAGGAATAGCAATATTGTCGTTGGGTTTTACCAAAACCTTTTCGGTTTGTGAAATGGGATCAACACCTGGTAACAATTTTGCAATATGACCGTAAATCGTTTTTCCGTCCGGTAAATTAATTTCCAGATTTTTATTATTGATGAGCATTTCATGGTATTCATAAGGCACATTCATCACCAATCCGAAACTTGATGAATCGGTAATTCCCGCTAAAATTTCACCTTCCTGCACATAATCTCCAATCTGGTGATTTAGAGCATTGACGAATCCCGTTGCCGGACAAGTCACCGTTGTAACGCCCGAAAAGCGAAAAGAAGGATCCAGTTTATTAATGGTATTTCCTAAAGCGCGCGATTCTTTGGTCTGCACAGAAAATAAAAACTGCCCTTTTTTTACCGCATCGCCCAGATTAATTCTCACGTTGGTAATGTATCCTGTCGCGTTCGCTTTTACATCCGATTTTAATAAATAAGTCGCAGTTGCATTAATGGAAATGTCATTATTAATGGAAAGTGTATCTGTCGGAAAAGCTACTGAAACTGGTGTTGCAGCGTTTACTACAGGTTCCTGCGCAACCGTTTCCGACTTTTTCTTGCAAGAAATCATTAAAATCGAAATCAGAAAAATGGTAAATATTTGAAGGGATTTCATTATTGTAGAATTATATTTTCATAGTGATTTTCAAGTCTTAAAACCTGCATTCTGTATTGCAAAAGTCCAATTTTCAAAGTTGTATAGTTGGTGATTGCCAAAATAAAATCGACCATTTTCACGTCGCCGGTCGGCAGCTGTTTCAGGTTGGCTTCAATCAAAGTTTGGGCGTATTTCATCTGTGTATTCGCAAGACTGATCATATCCCGGTATTGCCGGATTTGGGCTGTAAGCTGCGCTTTTTGCTGCTCAAACTGTTTCTGCTCAAATTGGGTGTAGTTTTTCCGCGTGTTGAGTTCTATTTTTTTCTGTTCCAGGGAAAGCTGTCTTTGATGACCATCATAGATTGGAACCGTTAAAGAAATTCCTGCGCTGACTCCGAAGTTTTTGTATGGCGTTTGAATTAAAGCTGACGAATAACCGCCATCGGCAAAAACTGAGATTTTCGGCTGGTAATTATAATTGATCAATTGCAGGTCATTGGCCAGTTTCAGACTGTCTGTACGAAAAGTTTGGGCATAAATACTTTCTTCAAAATCGGGTTCCATTTTCTTATTAAAAGTCGGCGGCTCTAAATCCGGTAACTGCTTTTCATTATTTCCGGAAAGGTATTGCAGGAGTCCGAAATTATTTTGAAAATCTGCGAAATGTTGCTTTTGGAGCAGTTCATTTTGCTGTTGCGTTACTTTAAAAGTCAGGTAATCAGTTTGTCGGAAGACGGATTGCTGGGTCA
Encoded here:
- a CDS encoding efflux RND transporter periplasmic adaptor subunit translates to MKSLQIFTIFLISILMISCKKKSETVAQEPVVNAATPVSVAFPTDTLSINNDISINATATYLLKSDVKANATGYITNVRINLGDAVKKGQFLFSVQTKESRALGNTINKLDPSFRFSGVTTVTCPATGFVNALNHQIGDYVQEGEILAGITDSSSFGLVMNVPYEYHEMLINNKNLEINLPDGKTIYGHIAKLLPGVDPISQTEKVLVKPNDNIAIPESLIVTIRLKRQNSQTGLYVPKSAVLTDETQTEFWIMKLKDKNTAVKVNIVKGTENNSYVQIISGNISLKDQIITSGNYGLENNAKVKIEP
- a CDS encoding TolC family protein, with the translated sequence MAFQKKLKIAVLLLLFLVHSGYRAQSKNTLDYYLETAQQTNPNLQDLKNQISITAIDSIKMQREYGFKVIGIADASYSPQINNWGYDGNSTINGKNLALLGRVSRDFVSKKNFQAKLNSFSLTVQQLLNQKNLSALTLKKAVTEQYLLAYESQEQTKIDQEIIHIFQQEDVILKKLTQQSVFRQTDYLTFKVTQQQNELLQKQHFADFQNNFGLLQYLSGNNEKQLPDLEPPTFNKKMEPDFEESIYAQTFRTDSLKLANDLQLINYNYQPKISVFADGGYSSALIQTPYKNFGVSAGISLTVPIYDGHQRQLSLEQKKIELNTRKNYTQFEQKQFEQQKAQLTAQIRQYRDMISLANTQMKYAQTLIEANLKQLPTGDVKMVDFILAITNYTTLKIGLLQYRMQVLRLENHYENIILQ